The Culex pipiens pallens isolate TS chromosome 2, TS_CPP_V2, whole genome shotgun sequence DNA window aggaccgcgaggttaatttttcaaaattgatttaaaaatccattttaaactctttgtggtcgtacaaagggtcattgtacttagaaaaataagctttatcgctgtaaacaaaaatatcagcaatctaagcttcattttaggacccaatttaccaacacattcaaagtatgtttacatgacagctggacgtttgtttgcatcaggtttcctatctctttctagcaattttttttgtcaagcgacttctagctggtttatttgactgactgcccgatatgtcagccaacatacttcgcagggctgtgacagctacagctcgatcattgtttacatcaggacactgtgacgaggagttcgtcatttttgagttgaattatatttttttcactgggcctagaaagccttatagaagtcttttttcaaattgtctCTCCTACACCAACGTTTAAAATCattcagttttcgtcaaaaccgaacctactcagaaatgagtaaagggGGCATCTTTcagatttgaataaatttcactcagaattccacgaaaactgagtgatattCACTTAGATCTGAgtgaaatttactcaaatttgataattgccccctttactcatttctgagtaggttcggttttgacgaaaactgagtgatttatAACGTGCGTGTAAGGTGTCTTACTtcctaagcaatcgaatcccgAAGGGAAGCGAACACCAGTTCTGTttgtccgagccgggatttgacgACGATTTAGCGAGATTCgagttgcattgttaatttgatttaggTTAACCacggtaaattttcttgaaatatttcgaactgtcaaaaatccaccaaagcatttgagcaattctctaccaaaaccggaaatatattttatttttatttttgtgggggccttccctatgaccaaataagctattttgtgtcattggttcacccatacaagtctccatacaattttggctgctgtccatacaaaaatggtacgtaaatatacaaacagctgtaacttttgactgaattttctgatcatattggtgtcttcggcaaagttgtaagtattgttgaggactattgagaagaaataggtacatggaaaaaaatggccaattttttaatcaacttatttttcactaaaactcaattacccaaaaaatgtatttttttattttcgagattttttgatatgataggggacaaaaacccgcaacttttgagccatagagaaacatggtcaaaaatctgtcgccgagtcataaatttttgaaaaaatagtgatttttggaaaaaaaaatcaaaattttatacaaaaacaaatttgatgtaatttttcaatgtaaaattgaatttccaatcgaaaagaactttacagattttttgataaagggctctgttttcaagatatagctaccgaaagtttgattttatcgaaatatttgcagtttttcaatttttaaaagtagtgaccatgagtgaccattcctgtaaatatttttttttaagttcagaaaattttctataaaattatctaagagacattgaatatttgacctctggttgctgaggtaCAGCGGCATAAactaaaagaaacaggaaaattgaagttttctcagTATTAACCAAAaatcccaccattttctattgacgatatctaagcaactaatggttcgattttcaatgttaaaacatgaaacattcgtgaaattctccgatcttttcgaaaaaatatttttatttttttttaatcaaaactagcattttaaatgggcgtaacaTTCAATGTTTAGCCCTCTTTTGACTCTTTCTCAATATCTTCTTACTGGCGCACCACATTCATTCTGAAGCTGTCAATTCCCACGAGCGCCGCAAGAAGCACTAAgccacagagtaacccagaggGAACACTGGCATTTCATTTATGGTTGCGTTACGCGGTACATCGTGGTACATCCCCCCTTCAGCAACACTTTTGATTATCGTAGGCCTCTGAGAAAACTGACGTTTGTGGCGTTATCAAGAGCGTTACATATTTTTCATAGCGATCTAGTAGACAAGGTGCGTCTGTAAGTTGTCAGAATTGAGCAAATTGCCAAAATCCACAAATCATCATTtagaaagaaataaagaaacaaGTGCTGGTATTTTGGAGGAATTTCCTGTGCCGGTTCAGCGATCTATTGAAACCAAAACTTCCACTTGTGGCAGATCACTTTTGGTGGTAATTTAGCATGACTTATGGGCAAATGCTGGTGTTGataatttttccgtttttttttcttgcgaaTGTCTACAAGGGAACAACAAAGACATGCATTTGTTGGCACAACTATGTCTATTATGTTGAgcatgttggttttttttttaaattttcattttaagataATCATTCTCATTAATGTCTGCATCGATGCTCTGACTTCCCTCAATTTCGTGACTAGAAACATTTGCAGTCATTTTTGAAACAGATGACTAATCCCAACTTTGATTTTATCGTCGATTTTATTTTCTGCAGAAAAAGAGCACTGTAATTTACGTATATTTTATTCGTCATGTCTTTTAAAATGCATCGTATGCTTTTGGAAAATAAGACCCTGAAGGTTGGTCAAATTTTGCTGGCGTTACAGTAAGACTGTAAGTGTTCTGTGGGAAATTTGAACTCATCTGAAAATTCGAAATCCATTTTAGCTATCGAACTCTACGAAGGATCAAACCCCGACAGCATGCTCGTGTGCCACAGCCAATCCAAAGTATCCAGTTCTGCGGAAATTGCAGAAAAGACTAGAATTTTCCTAGTGTCAAAGTTTTATTAACATTCGCAGatattattttttgggaaatgacTTAGTGGAACAAATACTTCCTTGGTTGTAGGCAATTCAAAGCTCATCACTAGTTAAAActgtcaaaacaataaaatgtagaaaaattCTGGGTTTCTGTAACGCCCAAAACATAACGCTTGTGCTGCTATGATTCCAAAGGGTAAACTCGTAACGGAGCGACACATTTCAATGACTTTTCTTCGGACTGTGCtctctgggttactctgtgaCTAAGTCTTTTACACTTTTAATGGATATTATATATGTGCCAACCAGTTCTCCACATTCTTGACAGTATTATGCGCAGGGTGTTGTAGTTCCCCGTTTCGCCGCTGGCATTAGTAAGGCAGCACAGTTTTGTCCCCCGGTCGTTAAATGAGTAGTAATTCTACCTATCCCTATTCTATGGTTGTAGAGAGTCAAGATTATACCCAGGtgcatacactcaaaccccgatggtttgacaccaactgttgtcaaacgtacggggtcactttttagattgacaccccttttacacggagttcacgcgtacgtttgttttgatagtttgcgtgagcgccgtgtaaaaagtgacagttcgtcactttttagtttgactttgaccaaccaacggggtacaaactaaaaaagtgtcaaacgaaaaagtgaccaccgGAGGTTGAGTGTATAGTTACACAGGTTTGAGAGACAATGGTTATACACAGTTCTGTGTACAAGTCTTTTCCCGTAGAGATCCtaaatccaggtttttaagcgaagatggcgttcgaatggtaaACGCCCgtaatgtcaaaatcacgcagtggtaccaacattatgAAACAAGTGTGACACGGCATGACAGCCATACTTtatttctaatgttggtgctactgcgcgattttgacatttcgggcgttcaccattcgaacgccattttcgcttaaaaacctggatagggagactggtcgaagtgaatttgacgtacccacacagacacgagtttgacgtatccaaacgagcatttgcttttacgcccagcaaaacttatcagtgttgccaagctcgaaacatacgttgccagatcgatttagcaaacttagaccagtcttcctatttagggtctctatttTCCCGGTTTTAAGCGATCGGTGTCAACTTTTACACAGACCTGTGTAATCTGGATTTTTCGTGTAGTTTTCTTCATAGCCCATTCTAGTACCTCCTTTATCTTTACCACCATCAACTTTCACCACCTGGGTTCCCCCATCTGTCAAAGTCAAGCAAAAccatcgccgtcgtcgtcgtccgcgGATCGAAATCGCGAAGGACGAAGGATcttcttgtcgcaaaaagaatcgaaatttcggaaaaatagcAAAACCGCGGACTGTCGCAATGTCGGGACGCCGGAACCACTTCGCGGATCAGAGCCAAAATCGTCGCGAGTGTTTTGAGACTCCTCCGCCGCGGGTGTGTTGAAGTTGGAGTGAATAAAAAGTGGTTCCAAGGAAGGAAGAAAAGGGAGAAAAATTGCCATTGACAAGTGCGCGGCCTCCTTTTTGGTGGCCTCTAATGGCCGTGAGAATTTGCAGGGAAAAGAGGATAAAATTCGTGTTGGAGCAGGGAACCGGGCCGCAATGGTAACAACCTTGACGACGCAGCCCGGATTTACGTTACAAAGGAAGAACCCAAAGCAGTACCAGCGGGAATCGATTCCTGccggaggaggaggacgaggaCGAGGAGGTTCAGGACCCCCAGTTCCGGACCAGTAGAACCTTCAGAAGGATGTCGGTCGAAACGGACGACACGGAcgacgagcagcagcagctggcgCTGGATCCGCTGTCCCagctcgaggaggacctgcgGAACATCCGGTCGGTGATTCTCGTCACGCGGGAGAACATTGACGCGTTGAACGCCAAGTTTGCCGACTTTCAGCAGCCGCCGGCCCTCTATCTGGAGGAGTACCAGGAGCTGACCTCGAAGTTGCACGATCTGGAAACGAAGGAGCAGGACCTGGGCGAGCGGAGGAGTCAGATGCGGGCggcacaacagcagcagcagagcgCAGAACGGGAATCGACCAGCGAACCGAGCGAGCCGCCCGATCCGGCCGAGGAGCGAGTGGAGGTCAGTGTCACTGTCGGTCGGGGaagtgttttttgttgttggggGATTCGGGCAGTGTAAAAGGGTTTCCCCTAATTGATTGTGATGGCTGGTTGTGTGTTTTCAAGGAATGCAGAAATGTTGAGTTCTGGGGAAATTGTATTGCTTGTGGATCATTTTATATGAGTTTCCTACAATCGTGCTAAATAATTTTCTTTCGTTTTCTTGTCAGCTTATTTCGATCTTTCTAattgttattgattttgtttaactgaaaCTCTAATGTTATAAAATTAGTAGATTTTGTCTTTCTAACCAGCGAATggctcaataattttttttaatgcgtcAACAATGATAAATTATAATTATCCgataaattgtttttgaataggTGTCAAAATCCTGCCATTCTCTTAACTAATTTGAATGGCAATTTAGAATGTAAAAGAGTGTAtggatgtaaaaaaaaatctgtatgtcCAACGACAACAATAATTtgactcagttttctcagcactggctgaaccgatttcgaTCATATATCTATGTGATTGATGCCTTCTTAACTCCTAACACAAAAtatcttcaaacaatttaacACACAGCCATTTGATCagtttcgattctgagtcgatagtttttcgtatagggaccatccataaaccacgtggacactttgggggggggggggggggtaagcgattgtccacgctccatacaaaaaagtttttttttgtatggacaattgtccacgaagggggggtgggggggttgagattcccaaaaaagtgtccacgtggtttatggatagtcccatATCGTTTGATATGTAATAAAACTGTGTGCAAATCAATCATCAgacatatcgttggttaggtaattggaaTATCTTTCAAAAGAGTCTAGAAGATAGAAGATCTGGCACCCCTGTTTTAAAACTAACAATTTATGTGATAAATTgtactttatttttaaagactCTTTTGGTGTTGGATGGATCCGTATCAATAACCAATTTAGATGTCAGCTATTTATGACTGTTTAGACACTTCATGCAATTGCGACAACTGGCGACAAGATAATTTTGGTTAGAGATCGTTTTGACCTAGAATGTTAATCGATAGAATTGTTGTCGATATGTGCAATCTcttgttatcgttatttcgataattctatcggcgataatcttatcgtcggtaacggacgataactcatttttttttattttttttctaaaatcgatcaattcaaccatattttgttaaatttccaatgctttcactaagaatgtattttttgaaaatgtaaacttACTAGtataaacactcaaaattttcacaaaatactgtgttttcgaaaatagtcaaattttcaacatttgtaatatgggtatcaaaagaattgaaatttttatgatttttcactttattaaagtattttaagagctttttttttgaaaattcattttttttacaaaataccgtgttttttcgaaaatacttaaattttcaaaatatgcaattttgGCAGAGAGAAGGGACTCTTTGAttttggtatcaaacgaagcgaaattttgtatacttcatacaaacattcaagttgtgtatgcttcataaatttaatttaaattttgcttggttttataaccatattgcaaatttaaaaaaaaaattagtattcaAAGAATTGCGATGTTTTTTGTGTTGCAAAtgagtaggcttagtgatttttcacgctcaaaaattgcaaatttcacggggaccgtaatttcaaaacaccaattttcacggaaatttcgcggaacgtgaaaaatgttaaaaaaaatctctgaaaaccttatgtttaaatcacataaactactttttatgcttcagtATATATTAAacttcaataaactaaacaaatcttcactaaatttgaacttgacacaaaaataattgttcctaatttccaaaaaagtttgcatctattttatatttttaaatttaattgaatttcattTCAAAGCAAGATTAAtaaatcttgtccagccaaaataattgaaataaatttttttttctgcgacattttgctcagtaaaaatatttttcataactcgtgatgtttataagcaaaccccttttgtttagatatcaaaatttttgtaatttctgctccacaactttgtagaaccctgcaaagttagaaaaaaacaggatattttaaaatgaaaaattttgttctaaatgaaaaaattacccttctgggtcaatgtagattcgaaaagtacatcaaatttcccttaaaatgacatgttccaaaaaaatttacagtcgaatgacggaaaatggcagagttttgaaaacttttttagtgttttttcgatgaaaaatacgtttttcaaaaatctgagtacgccatcaaatcgggcgtctaattttacataaaagtccctttgacaccaaatttctatctcatcaagTCATCACCGTTTcgagctgcaaattattgaaaaacacctcttttttcacatgctcaaaaatgaaaggggtcgtactgcccctccgtcacgagatatcaaaaacggacctcggattcgtgttctgggacaaaagttaccccttaggacaaagtttcacgcaaattgaagaggggtcggggcaactgctgtgtgagttggcggagaattacccatttcaaagaagtgatttgagaaaattgataaatttcacgggatttcacggaaatcttaaaatttcacgaatttcacgctgtccgcgaaatcgtgaaaattcactaaccctacaagtgagtgataaaaaaggtatcatttgattatctctgcaccaaaaacatcagagagtatagcgaccgtcactaaagcttgtgagatctctttttgtgtctcgtgattcgcAGCGATGGCATTCTCTCTTTATctctcctccccttttcctcgactgtgcgctctcaccgctgagtctctcaacctCTCCGTAAACTGCAATGAAAAAAACGCGAGACGGCGATTAAAAGACGACCACGTATGACGTCCCGTAAAACTGAGCTtgggaaaattgattttgtgtCGGCTTTTGTGATTGATCGtgaaagcgggaatgagagagaaaaagagaatgTCAAGCGCGAGTGTTTAAACACTgcaacgtgttcggctatgttcggcgatGAAAATATCAAACGgaaagaagagcagttgtatttggggCATGAGTATTCTCGATTGATAAttgtatttttgcaattccgtcgtgaaactacttacttttcctgtcattcttgaacgacgaaatagcctacttttctgtaccaaaaataacagaatcaaatagcaacacttttcaaaataaatgctgaaaagttctacttttcagcactgaaatgggtgctgaaaagttgaactttttagcacttgtttcgaaaagtaacacttttcaacatttttttgatttaaacgatttattgacaatatacatgaaaattcgactcaatgggtgtttttcgaaattgcaaaaaatgttgtatggaactcgtgcAAAActtgataaatgtacgactcgtgctgaaaaaaacctctttttgcaacttgttgcataaactactattattgaGAGCTGATAGTTTGTTAATTTAACAACATTGGTGAAAATgcagtatttaacaaaaaatataagtttgagtattttcgaaagaaatacggtattttgtgagcaattttgattatttattttttgaaacttagTACACTTTCAATAGAAAGATATTCTTattgaaatcattgaaaatttatcatGATATGGatgaattaagtcgattttagaaagattttaaaaataaattatcgtccattatcgtcgATAAGATTAAGAACTATCGTTATCAAGCCTTGACAATTTTATCGATAGCAACcttgattttgacatttgagATTACCAAAGATTGTTTGAGattgtttatggatggccccattGCAATGTATACTAAATGTTTCTTTTATTGCAAgatgaaataataaaacattcataatacactcaaaccccgatgttttgacaccaactgttgtcaaacgaacggggtcactttttagtttgacaccccttttacacggagtttatTACAGTCTTTAGatctaaaggttttttttctctcgcaaaattgatttttcttgaAAGAGCAATCAGCCAGCAAgatctaaacttagaaacatgtaccctccctgcaaaAGCTTATGAAAGCAGTTGAAAGgttttccaaatatttgaattgcATATGTTAAATTctggaacagaactgctaaattctaataaaaactctaattgaattgttttacattctttgataaattgattgaaaattggaGATACAATGTTGAGTATGGCACTATTTTAAATGTTATGAAttataaatacaaataaaaagaaaaaagaaagaatttatatccaagaataaaaaaataaaagtccaAATTAGTTACCTGCCAAATATAGCAGTTTCGCTTAATTATAACTTGCATTAAATTTGAGTTCTAATCATCTTTTTCCGTTTATTGTTTTCCCAGGTTGACAGCATGTGCGGCACGCTGAGTCGCTCCTCGAAAATGCTGCTGCGCGCCCATCTGCCCAACCAGCAGCGCACCTCGGTCCATCTGATTCCGGGAATGCGCCTCAAGGACGCCCTGGCCAAGGCCCTCAAACGGCGCAACCTGACGGCGGACATTTGCGAGGTGACCTCGTCCAACAGTGACTACCCGATCCCGTGGGACACGGACGTGTGCGATCTGCACTGCGAGGAGGTCATCGTGCGCATCCTGGACATTGGCTTCCCCACGTACATCTCGCACCAGTTCATCCGGAAGACGTTCTTCTCGTTGGCATTTTGCGAGTGCTGCCGCCGGTTGCTGTTTACCGGGTTTTACTGCAATCAGTGCAATTACCGGTTCCACCAGCGCTGCGTGGACAAGGTGCCATTGGTGTGCAGCAAGCGCCACATGGACAACACCTTCTACCACCATCTGCTGGCCAATCCGGAGAGTACGGTCGGGATCATCAACCCTGGGACGGGCGGTTACAGCACCAGTCTGCGGCATCCGCGCTCGCTGAATCCCCAGGATCGGTCCAACTCGGCACCGAATGTGTGCATCAACAATGTAAACATGAAGCCGCTGTTCGGGCTGGACGCCGGCAGGCCGCTGCTCAATCGGGGGCCGTTGCAGGTAACACGAATACTGtctgaaacaaatttcaaactaaaattaaatacaCTCTTTTTCAAGGCCCAGTCCAACCAGGAGCACTCACATTCCACGCAGGCATCGCCGACGAACACGCTGAAGCACAGCAAGCGGCCGCGGGCCCGGTCGGCAGACGAAAGCAATAAGAACCTGTTGTCGCCGCGCGATCCCAAGCAGTCCGAGGAGAACTGGGTGAGTGTTAGGGGATTCTTAATAATTCAATTACAGTAGtttttcggtaactgggctgagaacgtagcccagtcaccgaatgttgctcgttaactgggctgaacaaaaaataaggaggggaccaccgatgcataatattttccagatgacatattaaaataaaagttactcaaatttaattacaatgattacttttcatatttctttaattgttacatgaaattaaacaaaagtttgaaaaaagtttatttatttattgaatatgatttttgcatccattaacccctcggtcattttggtttgttttggttttttgacgtttgcctgctttttaactgggctacggcccagttatcgagcgcccagtttaaaagcagcccagttaaacaacgcccagttagcGAACAACTGCTGTAgtcttaatagtagtttatgcaacaagttgcaaaaagaggattttttcagcacgagtcgtacatttatccaacgaggttcaccgagttggataaatacgacgagtgctgaaaaaatcaagttttgcaacgagttccatacaacattttttgcaatttcgaaaaacacccattgagtgaaattttaagtcgaattttcatgtattttgtcaataaatcgtataaatcaaaaaaatgttgaaaattgttacttttcgaaacaagtgctgaaaagttcaacttttcagcacccatttcagtgctgaaaagtagaacttttcagcatttattttgaaaagtgttgctattcgattctgttatttttggtacagaaaagtaggctatttcgtcgttcaagaatgacaggaaaagtaagtagtttcacgacggaattgcaa harbors:
- the LOC120428354 gene encoding raf homolog serine/threonine-protein kinase Raf isoform X2, whose translation is MSVETDDTDDEQQQLALDPLSQLEEDLRNIRSVILVTRENIDALNAKFADFQQPPALYLEEYQELTSKLHDLETKEQDLGERRSQMRAAQQQQQSAERESTSEPSEPPDPAEERVEVDSMCGTLSRSSKMLLRAHLPNQQRTSVHLIPGMRLKDALAKALKRRNLTADICEVTSSNSDYPIPWDTDVCDLHCEEVIVRILDIGFPTYISHQFIRKTFFSLAFCECCRRLLFTGFYCNQCNYRFHQRCVDKVPLVCSKRHMDNTFYHHLLANPESTVGIINPGTGGYSTSLRHPRSLNPQDRSNSAPNVCINNVNMKPLFGLDAGRPLLNRGPLQAQSNQEHSHSTQASPTNTLKHSKRPRARSADESNKNLLSPRDPKQSEENWNIQAEEILIGQRIGSGSFGTVYKAHWHGPVAVKTLNVKTPSAAQLQAFKNEVAMLKKTRHCNILLFMGCVSKPSLAIVTQWCEGSSLYKHIHVNETKFKLNTLIDIARQAAQGMDYLHAKNIIHRDLKSNNIFLHDDFSVKIGDFGLATAKVRWSGSQQSNQPTGSILWMAPEVIRMKEQNPYSFQSDVYAFGIVLYEMLTESLPYSHINNKDQILFMVGCGKLRPDLTKVRSDCPQALKRCVEDCIKYSREERPLFRLLLNMLENMLRTLPKFHRSASEPNFTQTQLQNDDFLYLCSSPKTPVAFHNFQFNNGFGNI
- the LOC120428354 gene encoding raf homolog serine/threonine-protein kinase Raf isoform X1 — encoded protein: MSVETDDTDDEQQQLALDPLSQLEEDLRNIRSVILVTRENIDALNAKFADFQQPPALYLEEYQELTSKLHDLETKEQDLGERRSQMRAAQQQQQSAERESTSEPSEPPDPAEERVEVDSMCGTLSRSSKMLLRAHLPNQQRTSVHLIPGMRLKDALAKALKRRNLTADICEVTSSNSDYPIPWDTDVCDLHCEEVIVRILDIGFPTYISHQFIRKTFFSLAFCECCRRLLFTGFYCNQCNYRFHQRCVDKVPLVCSKRHMDNTFYHHLLANPESTVGIINPGTGGYSTSLRHPRSLNPQDRSNSAPNVCINNVNMKPLFGLDAGRPLLNRGPLQVTRILSETNFKLKLNTLFFKAQSNQEHSHSTQASPTNTLKHSKRPRARSADESNKNLLSPRDPKQSEENWNIQAEEILIGQRIGSGSFGTVYKAHWHGPVAVKTLNVKTPSAAQLQAFKNEVAMLKKTRHCNILLFMGCVSKPSLAIVTQWCEGSSLYKHIHVNETKFKLNTLIDIARQAAQGMDYLHAKNIIHRDLKSNNIFLHDDFSVKIGDFGLATAKVRWSGSQQSNQPTGSILWMAPEVIRMKEQNPYSFQSDVYAFGIVLYEMLTESLPYSHINNKDQILFMVGCGKLRPDLTKVRSDCPQALKRCVEDCIKYSREERPLFRLLLNMLENMLRTLPKFHRSASEPNFTQTQLQNDDFLYLCSSPKTPVAFHNFQFNNGFGNI